One Mycolicibacterium parafortuitum DNA segment encodes these proteins:
- the galT gene encoding galactose-1-phosphate uridylyltransferase → MLFFDLPGRHSEPVTDRRALTPDAQPPSQLRFDHTTGEWVIIAPARQERTYKPPADRCPLCPGPSGQTSEIPASAYDVVVFENRFASLSGAGTPAPADEVATEFVSAPGRGRCEVVCFTSDHSGSFAALPPAHARLVVDVWRHRTRDLLAQDAIEQVFCFENRGEEIGVTLTHPHGQIYGYPFTTPRTTTMLRQADTYRAKTGTNMFGDILGHEIRDGSRIVARTGAFTALVPFAARWPVEVHIYPNRFVHSLADLDDAELDDFADLYRDVLGRLDRMYDAPLPYMAALHQYADTDAQREGYFHAQVISTRRSAAKTKYLASSESVMGAFINDVSPEALAATLRRL, encoded by the coding sequence ATGTTGTTCTTCGACCTCCCGGGGCGCCACAGCGAACCTGTCACCGACCGGCGGGCGTTGACACCGGACGCCCAGCCGCCGTCGCAGCTGCGTTTCGACCACACCACCGGGGAGTGGGTCATCATCGCCCCCGCCCGCCAGGAGCGCACCTACAAACCGCCGGCCGACCGGTGCCCGCTGTGCCCCGGACCGAGCGGGCAGACCAGCGAGATCCCGGCGTCCGCCTACGACGTCGTGGTCTTCGAGAACCGGTTCGCCAGCCTGTCCGGTGCCGGAACGCCCGCGCCGGCCGACGAGGTCGCCACGGAATTCGTGTCGGCGCCGGGCCGGGGCCGCTGTGAGGTCGTCTGCTTCACCAGCGACCACAGCGGATCCTTCGCGGCGCTCCCGCCGGCCCACGCCCGCCTGGTCGTCGACGTCTGGCGGCATCGCACACGGGATCTGCTCGCCCAGGACGCCATCGAGCAGGTGTTCTGTTTCGAGAACCGCGGCGAGGAGATCGGGGTGACCCTGACCCATCCGCACGGCCAGATCTACGGCTATCCGTTCACGACACCGCGCACCACGACGATGCTGCGGCAGGCCGACACGTATCGCGCGAAGACCGGCACCAACATGTTCGGCGACATCCTGGGTCACGAGATCCGCGACGGAAGCCGTATCGTCGCCCGCACCGGCGCTTTCACCGCGTTGGTGCCGTTCGCGGCGCGCTGGCCGGTGGAAGTGCACATCTATCCGAACCGGTTCGTGCACAGCCTCGCCGACCTCGACGACGCCGAGCTGGACGACTTCGCCGACCTGTACCGGGACGTCCTGGGACGGCTCGACCGCATGTACGACGCGCCGCTGCCGTACATGGCGGCGTTGCATCAGTACGCCGACACCGACGCGCAGCGGGAAGGATATTTCCACGCGCAGGTGATCTCGACCCGGCGCAGCGCGGCGAAGACGAAGTACCTGGCGAGTTCGGAATCGGTGATGGGCGCGTTCATCAACGACGTCAGCCCGGAGGCCCTCGCCGCGACACTCAGGCGGCTGTGA